One window of the Janthinobacterium sp. PAMC25594 genome contains the following:
- the cpaB gene encoding Flp pilus assembly protein CpaB: MKIPFPALSKINKTWVVLGAALTIGLLAAVATRSFLSTRVAEIEARNVHQTLSVVVAKMDLAQNTILSSDNAAVRKIPVEYVHSGAVRPGDFERVAGNAIAFPVKAGEMIMWSQMAGKRVPTFSARLAAGRRAITVVVDEINSISGMLEPGDLIDLMLTIDQNGRKVVLPLLQSMQVMATGQRSVDDAKNGEAAQFSTVTLDTTPAQARNLIIARENGKLTALLRNPADKAAPGQPDSDLSLLFDARPESLPLPQRRGIPVLYGGNGMPASPDALRLQGHRSGTDPPMAMPPAPVAAPPPIPLINAAAAPP, encoded by the coding sequence ATGAAAATTCCCTTTCCTGCATTATCGAAGATCAACAAGACCTGGGTGGTGCTGGGCGCCGCGCTCACCATCGGCCTGCTCGCCGCCGTCGCCACGCGCAGCTTCCTCAGCACACGGGTGGCCGAAATCGAGGCGCGCAATGTGCATCAGACCCTCAGCGTCGTCGTCGCGAAGATGGATCTGGCGCAAAACACGATCTTGTCGAGCGACAACGCGGCCGTGCGCAAGATCCCCGTCGAGTATGTCCACTCGGGCGCCGTGCGGCCGGGCGATTTCGAGCGCGTCGCCGGCAACGCCATCGCCTTCCCCGTCAAGGCGGGCGAAATGATCATGTGGAGCCAGATGGCGGGCAAGCGCGTGCCCACCTTTTCCGCGCGCCTGGCGGCGGGGCGGCGCGCCATCACGGTGGTGGTCGACGAAATCAATTCGATTTCCGGCATGCTGGAACCGGGCGACCTGATCGACCTGATGCTGACCATCGACCAGAACGGCAGGAAGGTGGTGCTGCCCCTGTTGCAAAGCATGCAAGTCATGGCCACGGGCCAACGCTCGGTGGATGACGCGAAAAACGGCGAGGCGGCGCAATTTTCCACCGTCACCCTCGACACCACGCCCGCGCAGGCGCGCAACCTCATCATCGCGCGCGAAAACGGCAAGCTGACGGCCCTGCTGCGCAATCCGGCGGACAAGGCCGCACCCGGCCAGCCAGACTCTGACCTGTCGCTGCTGTTCGATGCCCGCCCGGAAAGCCTTCCCCTGCCGCAGCGGCGCGGCATCCCCGTGCTGTATGGCGGCAACGGCATGCCGGCGTCACCCGACGCCCTGCGCCTGCAGGGTCATCGCAGCGGCACCGATCCGCCAATGGCGATGCCGCCGGCGCCAGTGGCCGCGCCGCCGCCCATTCCACTCATCAACGCTGCCGCCGCGCCTCCCTGA
- a CDS encoding ATPase, T2SS/T4P/T4SS family → MFQVDILHPDGSARQVNVPDDCMVGSKTSNDIWLDSWRIGKEHARLLKTPSGVLLEDMGSYAGTSVNGVRIRSQHGPLAPGDVIGIGPYRLQVQEAAGAARPVQAAAFHSRSSSAATRNQRATAEIHASRLAAEKMQEQLRRQTADGAAPEEDFAIILAPQARQQLEFEWRQRLHAILLETMDLRRHDVSKMSDEQLRTEARRYIHDIMRAQRADIPEELDYELLARQVLDEAVGLGPLEELLDDAGVTEIMVNQFDRIYIERDGKLERHPLTFTSERAVLGVIERIVAPLGRRIDESSPMVDARLKDGSRVNAIIAPLALKGPALTIRKFARYKMTADNLVQLGALSADMAAFLQVCVAARKNIVVSGGTGSGKTTLLNILSNFIPAGERIITVEDAAELQLHHEHWVSLEARPANVEGKGAVSIRELVRNTLRMRPDRIVVGECRGGEALDMLQAMNTGHDGSLTTLHANSPRDALARLETMVLMAGMELPLSAIRDQVASAIHLIVQQTRFACGTRLVTSITEITGMESGKFQMQELFRFVHLGYAGKSDGATLRGYFSGCDLLPGFYETLRSQGQPLDTTIFRQREAT, encoded by the coding sequence ATGTTCCAGGTCGACATCCTCCACCCCGACGGCAGCGCCAGGCAAGTCAACGTGCCCGACGACTGCATGGTCGGCAGCAAGACCAGCAACGACATCTGGCTCGACAGCTGGCGCATCGGCAAGGAACACGCGCGCCTGCTCAAGACACCCTCCGGCGTGTTGCTGGAAGACATGGGCTCCTATGCGGGCACCAGCGTCAACGGCGTGCGCATCCGCAGCCAGCACGGCCCGCTGGCGCCCGGCGACGTGATCGGCATCGGTCCCTACAGGTTGCAGGTGCAGGAAGCGGCCGGCGCGGCCCGTCCCGTGCAGGCGGCCGCCTTTCACTCGCGCTCGAGCAGCGCCGCCACGCGCAACCAGCGCGCCACGGCGGAAATCCACGCCTCGCGCCTGGCGGCGGAAAAAATGCAGGAACAGTTGCGGCGGCAAACGGCCGACGGCGCCGCGCCGGAAGAGGACTTTGCCATCATCCTGGCACCGCAGGCACGCCAGCAACTGGAATTCGAATGGCGCCAGCGCCTGCACGCCATCTTGCTCGAAACCATGGATTTACGCCGCCACGACGTGTCGAAAATGAGCGACGAGCAATTGCGCACGGAAGCGCGGCGCTACATCCACGACATCATGCGGGCGCAGCGGGCCGATATTCCCGAGGAACTCGACTACGAACTGCTGGCCAGGCAGGTGCTCGACGAAGCCGTGGGCCTGGGGCCGCTGGAGGAATTGCTCGACGATGCGGGCGTCACGGAAATCATGGTCAACCAGTTCGACCGGATTTATATCGAGCGCGACGGCAAGCTGGAAAGGCATCCGCTGACGTTTACCAGCGAACGGGCCGTGCTGGGCGTCATCGAGCGCATCGTCGCGCCGCTGGGCAGGCGCATCGATGAATCCTCGCCCATGGTCGACGCGCGCCTGAAGGATGGCTCGCGCGTCAACGCCATCATCGCGCCGCTGGCCCTGAAAGGCCCGGCATTGACCATCCGCAAGTTCGCCAGATACAAGATGACGGCGGACAATCTGGTGCAACTGGGCGCCCTCAGCGCCGACATGGCCGCCTTCCTGCAAGTGTGCGTGGCGGCGCGCAAGAATATCGTCGTTTCGGGCGGCACCGGTTCCGGCAAGACGACCTTGCTCAACATCCTGTCCAATTTCATTCCTGCGGGCGAGCGCATCATCACGGTGGAAGATGCGGCCGAGCTGCAACTGCACCACGAGCACTGGGTCAGCCTGGAGGCGCGCCCCGCCAATGTCGAGGGCAAGGGCGCCGTGTCCATCCGCGAACTGGTGCGCAACACCCTGCGCATGCGCCCCGACCGCATCGTCGTCGGCGAATGCCGGGGCGGCGAGGCGCTCGACATGCTGCAGGCGATGAACACGGGCCATGACGGTTCGCTCACCACCTTGCACGCCAACAGCCCGCGCGACGCCCTGGCGCGCCTGGAAACCATGGTCTTGATGGCCGGCATGGAATTGCCCCTGTCCGCCATCCGCGACCAGGTCGCTTCCGCCATCCACCTGATCGTGCAGCAGACGCGCTTTGCCTGCGGCACGCGCCTGGTCACCAGCATCACCGAAATCACGGGCATGGAAAGCGGCAAGTTCCAGATGCAGGAACTGTTCCGCTTCGTCCACCTCGGCTACGCCGGCAAGAGCGACGGGGCCACGCTACGCGGCTACTTCAGCGGCTGCGACCTGCTGCCGGGCTTTTACGAAACCTTGCGCAGCCAGGGCCAGCCGCTCGACACGACGATTTTTCGCCAGCGGGAGGCGACATGA
- a CDS encoding type II and III secretion system protein family protein: MKRYFLSLLQALCIPLILGAGMAAPACARAQTAPQGVIQGKAPLAAKAGSMPKSANAGNTAARYQPIGKQDDAEAEPELELYLGESRVFPTPGVARIAVGNGQVITANALDDRDVIIFANGAGNSSLFVWHHDGRYQRVKVTVLPLDMRRYARDIASFLSAIPKAKASVVGDKVVVEGDELSDADRDKVAELARRYPQIVNFTSPIGWEQMVMMDVKVVEFPRTELRELGLKWSATGGAALGGIWAPSSRGDAGRYAINVRTGEANAPPITVPNGGNGSFVPLPSNLTILSAINLGLNAQLLALQQNGTASILAEPQLSTRSGYKASFLAGGEIPYSVATVNGVTVQFKPYGIKLDIEPKVGSNGVIRAVIESEVSSIDASLSTSSGPALLTRRTRTEFNVRQGETIVLAGLLQRNSSSDVDKVPLLGDIPVLGALFRSKCYQNKETELVVFVTPSIVDSRSAGLADRARSATQRLERQLGQQPHLSDPLQPGADAARFNQAPPSVPAQ; encoded by the coding sequence ATGAAACGCTACTTCCTCTCTCTGCTGCAAGCCCTTTGCATACCGCTGATCCTGGGCGCGGGCATGGCGGCGCCGGCCTGTGCCCGCGCGCAAACGGCGCCCCAGGGCGTAATCCAAGGCAAGGCGCCGCTCGCGGCCAAGGCCGGCAGCATGCCAAAGTCGGCCAATGCCGGCAATACGGCAGCGCGCTACCAGCCCATCGGCAAGCAGGACGATGCCGAAGCGGAGCCCGAACTGGAGCTGTACCTGGGCGAATCGCGCGTCTTCCCCACGCCGGGCGTGGCGCGCATTGCCGTGGGCAATGGCCAGGTCATCACCGCCAACGCGCTCGACGACAGGGATGTCATCATTTTCGCCAACGGCGCCGGCAACTCCTCGCTGTTCGTCTGGCACCACGATGGCCGCTACCAGCGCGTGAAAGTGACGGTGCTGCCGCTCGACATGCGCCGCTATGCGCGCGACATCGCCAGCTTTTTGTCGGCCATCCCGAAAGCGAAGGCCAGCGTGGTGGGCGACAAGGTCGTCGTCGAAGGCGATGAATTGTCCGACGCGGACCGCGACAAAGTGGCGGAACTGGCCAGGCGCTATCCGCAAATCGTCAATTTCACCAGCCCCATCGGCTGGGAACAGATGGTCATGATGGACGTCAAGGTGGTCGAGTTTCCCCGTACGGAACTGCGCGAGCTGGGCCTGAAATGGAGCGCCACAGGCGGCGCCGCGCTGGGTGGCATCTGGGCGCCGTCCAGCCGCGGCGATGCGGGCCGCTATGCGATCAACGTGCGCACGGGCGAGGCCAATGCGCCGCCGATCACCGTGCCGAATGGCGGCAACGGCAGTTTCGTGCCCCTGCCCTCGAACCTCACCATCCTCAGCGCCATCAACCTGGGCCTGAACGCGCAGTTACTTGCACTACAACAAAATGGCACTGCCAGTATCCTTGCCGAACCACAATTGTCGACGCGCAGCGGCTACAAGGCCAGCTTCCTGGCCGGCGGCGAGATTCCGTATTCCGTCGCCACCGTCAACGGCGTGACGGTGCAGTTCAAGCCCTACGGCATCAAACTCGACATCGAGCCCAAGGTGGGCAGCAATGGCGTCATCCGCGCCGTGATCGAATCGGAAGTCAGTTCCATCGACGCTTCGCTGTCCACCAGCAGCGGGCCGGCCCTGCTGACGCGGCGCACGCGCACGGAATTCAATGTGCGCCAGGGCGAAACCATCGTTCTGGCCGGACTGCTGCAACGCAATAGCAGCAGCGACGTCGACAAGGTGCCCCTGCTGGGCGACATCCCCGTCCTGGGCGCCCTGTTCCGCTCGAAGTGCTACCAGAACAAGGAAACGGAGCTGGTGGTGTTCGTCACGCCCAGCATCGTCGACAGCCGCAGCGCCGGCCTGGCGGACCGGGCGCGCAGCGCCACGCAGCGGCTGGAGCGGCAGCTGGGCCAGCAGCCCCACCTCAGCGATCCCCTGCAGCCCGGCGCGGATGCGGCCCGCTTCAACCAGGCGCCGCCGTCCGTGCCGGCGCAGTGA